One Drosophila subpulchrella strain 33 F10 #4 breed RU33 chromosome 2R, RU_Dsub_v1.1 Primary Assembly, whole genome shotgun sequence genomic window, CAGCAGATGGAGCAGCAGTATCAAATGGTCAGCAAGCAGAGGGCCACGCATGTGCGCATGGTGAACATACTGACCGAATCGCTGGAGAACAACCAGCGGATGCTGCAGGAGCTGGAGGAGGAGAAGCGCAAGCACGAGCACACCACGGCGCAGGGCGACGACATCACCTATGGCCTGGAGATGGAGCGCACCAAGCTGAAGCAGGACCTCGAGGAGGAGCGCGCCCAGGTGGCCAAAATGGAGAAGGACCTGAAGAAGCTGCAGGAGACGCTCGAGTACGAGCGCAATCGGCAGAAGCAGATTGTGTTGCTGCTCATTGCGGAGCGCAAAAAGATCTTGATGAAGTACATTGAAGAAGGTGCGTATGGGCGACGCTCTCTAAGCCACTGATTACTTATCAAAATTCCAATGTTTCACAGGCAAACGATCCGAGGATCTGGCCCAAATCCTGGCTGAGGAGAAGCAGCGTTCGGACACCATTGCCGAGGGCCTCGAAGAGGAAAGCAAAAAGTCACTGCGCATGGAGGAGGAACTGGAGAAGCAAACACATGCCATGGAGCAGGAACGCAAAGTCCTGTTTGCCAAGCTGGCCAAGGAGGAGCAGCGGTGGGTTCGACTGCATCCTTGAAACAACATAATCGTCAAGCTAAATCATGTTTCATGTCTTTTATCCAGGGTTAAGGAGCTGGAGGCGGAACTCAACGCCCTGCGCGGTGAAAACGAGGCTCTTAAAAAGCAGCAGCCTCTGGG contains:
- the LOC119549750 gene encoding CTTNBP2 N-terminal-like protein isoform X2, with protein sequence MEQNSNTSGAADSFAESSAPDGEYGMENCSVSGMSGSDTVSANHEFQTMKPGPGVVHKLPPVASTTGTATNGRTRAELPHSELVKMLYYLEGELQARDVCIAALRNERVKQLIAQLRTKRLQPNDPYAAIFRDKIALNGNLISRESSTQAAQAEMEVRQIIEQQMEQQYQMVSKQRATHVRMVNILTESLENNQRMLQELEEEKRKHEHTTAQGDDITYGLEMERTKLKQDLEEERAQVAKMEKDLKKLQETLEYERNRQKQIVLLLIAERKKILMKYIEEGKRSEDLAQILAEEKQRSDTIAEGLEEESKKSLRMEEELEKQTHAMEQERKVLFAKLAKEEQRVKELEAELNALRGENEALKKQQPLGGSGSSVAAAKARQFSAEIFC